One Coprobacter tertius DNA segment encodes these proteins:
- a CDS encoding ABC transporter permease, whose translation MIKYLIEKEFRQVFRNPFMLRLIIMFPCLVILVFPWAASMEIKNMHLTVIDNNRSDLSEQLVSKTVSSEYFQLVNMATSYEKAMENIETGSADIILEIPSDFEQKLIREGKSEVLIASNAVNGVKGAIGSSYLSAIVQDFATNLQKKDFPQKTKKGIDIIVQNRYNPHLDYKVFMIPALMVMLLTMLCGFLPALNIVEEKEKGTIEQINVTPVSKFSFILAKLIPYWLIGFFALSICFLLAWLIYGLTPDGNLLTIYLFVSIYILAISGFGLVISNYSDTMQQAMFIMFFFMIVFLLLSGLFTPISGMPKWAQAITVINPLKYLMQVMRMVFLKGSAIYELGTQAIALLTFAVFFNVWAILSYRKKS comes from the coding sequence ATGATAAAATACCTTATCGAAAAAGAATTTAGACAAGTTTTCCGGAATCCATTTATGCTCCGGCTTATTATAATGTTTCCTTGTTTGGTAATACTGGTATTTCCTTGGGCAGCCAGTATGGAAATAAAAAATATGCATCTTACTGTTATAGATAACAACCGCAGTGACTTATCGGAACAGCTTGTTAGTAAAACCGTCTCGAGCGAATATTTCCAACTTGTCAATATGGCTACATCTTACGAAAAAGCAATGGAAAACATCGAAACCGGCTCAGCCGATATCATACTGGAGATACCTTCCGACTTCGAACAAAAGCTCATACGGGAAGGAAAATCCGAAGTACTTATCGCTTCTAACGCTGTAAATGGTGTAAAAGGAGCAATCGGAAGTTCATACCTTTCTGCAATCGTTCAAGATTTTGCAACCAATCTACAAAAAAAAGATTTTCCTCAAAAGACAAAAAAAGGAATAGATATTATCGTACAAAATCGTTATAACCCACATCTCGATTACAAAGTGTTTATGATACCGGCTCTGATGGTCATGCTGCTTACTATGCTTTGCGGATTTCTGCCGGCGTTAAACATCGTAGAAGAAAAAGAAAAAGGTACGATAGAGCAGATAAACGTTACACCGGTAAGCAAGTTCAGTTTTATTCTCGCCAAACTCATACCATACTGGCTCATAGGATTCTTCGCTCTTTCTATCTGTTTTTTACTGGCATGGCTGATATACGGACTGACTCCAGACGGAAACCTGCTTACCATATACCTTTTTGTCTCAATATATATTCTGGCTATATCGGGATTCGGCTTAGTTATATCCAATTATTCCGATACGATGCAACAGGCCATGTTTATTATGTTCTTTTTCATGATAGTATTTTTACTGCTCAGCGGGCTGTTTACTCCTATCAGCGGAATGCCCAAATGGGCACAAGCCATAACGGTCATCAATCCGTTAAAATACCTCATGCAAGTAATGCGAATGGTATTTCTGAAAGGTAGTGCGATATACGAACTCGGGACACAGGCAATCGCACTTCTTACTTTTGCCGTATTTTTCAATGTGTGGGCAATACTCAGTTACCGGAAAAAATCATAA
- a CDS encoding DUF3316 domain-containing protein: MYYRLIVCMLFVLLPSLLPAQEIQEKKLRPIVTSTMLETGRTRLYDSYLSLNYYSGYDIGLSNERMQMARWGKDRVMKQQTVSIHFANTTNEPRNGRMYMGMLGYSFGYLYIYKPSVPGLKLYGGGQVEASAGFIYNLRNSNNPATAKVDANLALSAMAVYTFKIKEYPITVRYQATLPFAGAFFSPAFGETYYEMFELGNHKNLVHFGSFHNQFNMGNLVTADFPLGRGYVRIGYRNTIRTTLQNYLDTQIYTNSFILGVTTELIPFNRRKQRNLKNEVISVFY, from the coding sequence ATGTATTACCGATTGATCGTTTGTATGTTATTTGTCCTTTTGCCGTCGCTTTTGCCGGCACAGGAAATTCAGGAAAAAAAACTGAGACCGATCGTAACTTCCACTATGCTGGAGACAGGACGTACACGGTTATACGATTCTTACCTTTCACTGAATTATTATTCGGGTTATGATATCGGCCTGAGTAATGAACGAATGCAAATGGCTCGTTGGGGAAAAGATCGGGTTATGAAACAGCAAACGGTTTCGATTCATTTTGCCAATACAACTAACGAACCGCGAAACGGACGCATGTATATGGGGATGTTGGGGTATTCTTTCGGTTATTTATATATTTATAAACCTTCTGTTCCAGGACTTAAATTATATGGTGGCGGACAAGTCGAGGCATCTGCCGGATTTATCTATAATTTACGAAATTCAAATAACCCGGCGACGGCAAAAGTCGATGCCAATCTGGCTCTTTCAGCTATGGCTGTATATACTTTTAAGATAAAAGAATATCCGATTACTGTACGTTATCAGGCAACTCTCCCTTTTGCGGGGGCTTTTTTTTCTCCTGCTTTCGGAGAAACTTATTACGAAATGTTCGAATTGGGCAATCACAAGAATCTGGTGCATTTCGGATCGTTTCATAACCAGTTCAATATGGGGAACTTGGTAACGGCCGATTTTCCTTTGGGAAGAGGGTATGTGAGAATAGGATATCGTAACACGATACGTACGACTTTACAGAATTATCTCGATACCCAAATATATACTAATAGTTTTATTCTCGGTGTAACGACTGAATTGATTCCTTTTAATCGAAGGAAACAGCGTAATCTAAAGAATGAGGTTATTTCGGTGTTTTATTAA
- a CDS encoding S41 family peptidase, which yields MIIALPGLTISCRDSQEFTDNPRGNFEALWTIIDQRYCFFDDKKIDWNEIYALYLPKIKDNMTDEELFDVLADMLAELQDGHVNLTSSFNMARYWAWFEDWPSNYNEETVEKYYLRRPDYKIAGGMKYRILDQSNIGYIYYGNFSSGIGESNLDYILAEFSVCKGIIIDVRNNGGGMLTNVNRIAARFTDRDLITGYIRHKTGPGHDQFSDFYPMKLETAPPNRIHFRKPVVVLTNRRCYSATNDFVSVMKMLPEVKIVGDRTGGGGGLPVSSELPNGWSVRFSASPVYNAEKEHIEFGIDPDIPASIGDDSQRVDGIIERGIEVVDSLYNCKNYNL from the coding sequence ATGATAATCGCTTTGCCCGGGCTGACGATTTCGTGTCGTGACAGTCAGGAATTTACTGATAATCCTCGGGGAAACTTTGAAGCGCTTTGGACGATTATCGATCAGAGGTATTGCTTCTTCGACGATAAAAAAATCGATTGGAATGAAATCTATGCGCTCTATCTTCCGAAAATAAAAGATAATATGACCGATGAGGAGTTATTCGATGTCCTTGCCGATATGTTAGCCGAATTGCAAGACGGTCATGTTAATTTGACATCATCATTCAATATGGCTCGTTATTGGGCATGGTTCGAAGATTGGCCCTCGAATTATAATGAAGAAACCGTAGAAAAATATTATTTGCGCCGCCCCGATTATAAAATCGCCGGAGGAATGAAATATCGGATATTAGACCAATCGAATATCGGATACATATATTACGGTAATTTTTCGTCGGGTATCGGTGAAAGTAATCTCGATTATATATTGGCCGAGTTTTCGGTATGTAAAGGCATTATTATCGATGTCCGCAATAATGGTGGAGGTATGCTTACTAATGTTAACCGTATTGCGGCACGTTTTACCGATCGAGATCTTATTACGGGATATATACGGCATAAAACGGGTCCGGGACATGATCAGTTTTCGGATTTTTATCCGATGAAGCTGGAAACGGCCCCTCCTAATCGAATCCATTTTCGGAAACCGGTCGTTGTTCTTACCAATCGTCGTTGTTACAGTGCGACTAATGATTTTGTTTCGGTAATGAAAATGTTGCCTGAGGTAAAAATTGTAGGGGATCGTACCGGTGGAGGAGGGGGACTTCCGGTTTCTTCTGAATTACCGAACGGGTGGTCTGTACGATTTTCAGCTTCCCCTGTGTATAATGCTGAAAAAGAACATATCGAGTTTGGTATCGATCCCGATATTCCCGCTTCAATCGGAGATGATTCGCAGAGAGTGGATGGCATTATCGAAAGGGGAATCGAAGTTGTAGATTCTTTATATAACTGTAAAAACTATAATTTATAA
- a CDS encoding aldose epimerase family protein — MKTKNILMAFAAGILVLTGCQSKSDQRTTLSGILKSNFETSTTDGNTDLYVLKNKNGMEVCMTNFGGRIVSIMAPDKNGKFEDVVLGFDSIADYMNISSDFGAFIGRYGNRIGQGRFTLDGVEYQLPQNNYGHCLHGGPKGFQYQFCDIQQTSDSSLILSYLSKDGEEGFPGNLDIKVLYTLNNNNELSISYEATTDKPTIVNLTNHSYFNLSGNGENTVLDQVLMIDADAYTPIDSTFMTTGEIATVEGTPMDFRTPKTIGEQINDTSFVQIKNGHGYDHNFVLNTKGDITKPAVRLVHPASGRVLEVFTDEPGIQVYTGNFLDGTVTGKGSIAYPQRSAICLETQHYPDSPNKSNFPSVVLRPGEKYTSNCIYKFSVEK, encoded by the coding sequence ATGAAAACAAAAAACATCCTAATGGCATTTGCCGCCGGTATTTTAGTGCTAACCGGTTGTCAGAGTAAATCCGATCAGAGAACGACTTTGTCGGGTATCTTAAAAAGTAACTTTGAGACTTCCACGACTGATGGTAATACCGATCTGTATGTGCTGAAAAATAAAAATGGTATGGAAGTGTGTATGACTAACTTCGGTGGTCGCATCGTCTCTATTATGGCTCCCGACAAGAATGGTAAATTCGAAGATGTCGTATTGGGTTTCGATTCAATCGCAGACTATATGAATATCAGCAGTGATTTCGGGGCATTTATCGGCCGTTATGGAAATCGGATCGGACAAGGTCGATTTACACTCGATGGAGTAGAATACCAACTTCCTCAAAATAACTACGGACATTGTTTGCACGGTGGACCGAAAGGATTCCAATATCAGTTCTGCGATATACAACAAACGAGTGACTCGTCTCTGATTCTTTCTTACCTTTCGAAAGACGGAGAGGAGGGGTTTCCCGGTAATCTCGATATCAAAGTATTATATACGCTGAATAACAATAATGAGTTATCGATCTCATATGAAGCGACGACTGATAAACCTACGATTGTGAACCTTACGAATCACTCTTACTTTAATTTATCGGGAAATGGAGAAAATACGGTCCTCGATCAGGTTTTGATGATTGATGCCGATGCTTATACTCCGATCGACAGTACTTTTATGACGACAGGAGAAATTGCGACTGTAGAAGGTACTCCGATGGATTTCAGAACTCCAAAAACAATAGGAGAACAGATAAACGATACTTCGTTTGTGCAGATCAAAAACGGTCATGGTTATGATCATAATTTTGTGTTGAATACAAAAGGGGATATTACAAAACCGGCGGTGCGTTTGGTGCATCCTGCAAGCGGTCGTGTCCTTGAAGTATTTACTGATGAGCCCGGTATTCAGGTATATACGGGTAACTTCCTTGACGGGACCGTAACCGGTAAGGGCTCGATCGCTTATCCGCAGCGATCGGCTATTTGCCTTGAGACACAACATTATCCCGATTCGCCTAATAAATCTAATTTCCCGTCGGTCGTTTTACGTCCCGGCGAAAAATATACGAGCAACTGTATTTATAAATTCTCGGTCGAAAAATAA
- a CDS encoding alpha-L-fucosidase has product MKIKLLIFLLLISFIQPIKSQTNNDKMQWFEKARWGMFIHWGLYSVPAGVYNGLNTEGETVNYTDITDPTGVGAEWMMKRARIPKEVYAEYADRLSSENWNPDAICLMAQKMGMKYIIVTSKHHDGFMMYPSSYDDYNITKSKADPEALLKLKQKCDEYGLKFGVYFSQNYDWFQPGGFGQENVSGTDIYSYEEHKNYVDRKVLPVIDELVDKFDPAVIWWDIPTGCPYKDLSDRINQKYKDRAENIILSNDRLSEWHSGDFGTGEGNICFKKREYNENCFTLNWTWGYSKNKDNKEYFFTPENFFQRNILESIARSQNVLLNISPMADGGLSNLTQETIGCLTKYIQNNQIEISGTQRVNKYSFPNWGKMIKKGNELILFIYPTKENRKNKYIYVDGINTENLISNPALNIEIISKDRLKINNLDLGNSLFPAVIKLKFDGDITCYDYNIIDNNTNVLNINAFDMIDGAGYLDGFDDTIYMQYLIYGTFTTRILYNGPSELKKISLNNTGSGSNDIIIILKINDKEYQLDAGNQYSIDQISFSNGKIYDLSIEKVYHNSNFNISNLSFKTSELDHNKINKQEQPELKITNTNTGINISGQQSGQPIVISTISGTIMKNIKASKTIENISLQPGIYIITSLGKTYKTIVY; this is encoded by the coding sequence ATGAAAATCAAGCTATTAATATTTTTATTATTGATTTCTTTTATACAACCTATTAAATCACAAACGAATAATGATAAAATGCAATGGTTCGAAAAAGCACGGTGGGGGATGTTTATACATTGGGGGCTTTATTCAGTACCCGCCGGGGTTTATAACGGACTAAATACCGAAGGGGAAACCGTAAACTATACCGATATAACCGACCCTACAGGCGTAGGAGCGGAATGGATGATGAAACGCGCCCGTATTCCTAAAGAAGTTTATGCCGAATATGCAGACCGATTATCCTCGGAAAATTGGAATCCCGACGCGATATGCCTTATGGCTCAAAAAATGGGAATGAAATATATCATCGTTACCTCGAAACATCACGACGGATTTATGATGTATCCTTCTTCTTATGACGATTATAACATTACAAAATCGAAAGCCGATCCCGAAGCCCTACTAAAATTGAAACAAAAGTGTGATGAATACGGTCTGAAATTTGGAGTGTATTTTTCCCAAAATTACGACTGGTTTCAACCCGGAGGGTTCGGGCAGGAAAACGTTTCAGGAACCGATATTTATTCTTATGAAGAGCATAAAAATTACGTCGACCGGAAAGTTCTTCCCGTTATCGACGAGCTCGTCGACAAATTTGACCCGGCCGTTATATGGTGGGACATACCCACAGGATGTCCTTATAAAGATTTATCAGATCGCATAAATCAAAAATATAAGGATCGAGCCGAAAATATTATCTTATCTAACGATAGGTTATCAGAATGGCATTCAGGCGATTTCGGCACAGGAGAAGGTAATATTTGTTTTAAAAAGAGAGAATACAATGAGAATTGCTTTACCCTGAACTGGACTTGGGGATATAGTAAAAATAAAGATAATAAGGAATATTTTTTTACCCCCGAAAACTTTTTCCAAAGAAACATTCTCGAGTCTATTGCGCGTAGCCAAAATGTACTTTTAAATATTAGCCCCATGGCCGACGGGGGATTAAGCAATCTCACTCAAGAAACAATCGGATGCTTAACGAAATATATACAAAATAACCAAATCGAAATCAGCGGAACACAACGAGTAAATAAATATTCATTCCCCAATTGGGGTAAAATGATAAAAAAAGGAAACGAACTGATTTTATTTATCTACCCGACAAAAGAAAATCGTAAAAACAAGTACATCTATGTTGATGGTATAAACACCGAGAATTTGATTTCTAACCCAGCTTTAAATATCGAAATAATATCGAAAGACCGGTTAAAGATAAATAACCTCGATTTAGGAAACTCACTTTTTCCTGCCGTTATAAAACTAAAATTCGACGGAGACATTACATGTTATGATTATAATATTATCGATAATAATACGAATGTACTCAATATAAATGCTTTCGATATGATTGACGGTGCCGGTTATCTCGATGGATTCGATGATACCATATATATGCAATATCTCATATACGGAACTTTTACCACTCGGATACTGTACAATGGGCCCTCGGAACTAAAAAAAATATCATTGAATAATACCGGATCGGGTAGTAACGATATAATTATCATTTTAAAAATAAATGATAAAGAGTATCAACTGGATGCTGGCAACCAATACAGTATTGACCAAATTTCTTTCAGCAACGGTAAAATATACGATTTGTCGATCGAAAAGGTATATCATAACTCTAATTTCAATATTTCGAATCTTTCTTTCAAAACATCGGAACTCGACCATAACAAAATAAATAAACAAGAACAGCCAGAACTAAAAATCACCAATACCAACACAGGTATAAATATTTCTGGGCAGCAAAGCGGACAACCGATCGTTATTTCAACAATAAGCGGTACTATTATGAAAAATATTAAAGCATCGAAAACAATAGAGAATATTTCTCTTCAACCCGGAATATATATTATCACCAGTCTCGGTAAAACATATAAAACTATCGTCTATTGA
- a CDS encoding ABC transporter ATP-binding protein, which produces MEKEKIVIKTQNLTKRFGTFTAVDHISFEVEEGEIFGFLGANGAGKTTAMRMLCGLSKATSGKGTVAGYDINTQSEMVKRNIGYMSQKFSLYEDLKVWENIRLFGGIYGLNDELIARKTDALLKRLGFESERNTLVKKLPLGWKQKLAFSVAIFHDPRIVFLDEPTGGVDPATRRQFWEMIYQAAERGITIFVTTHYMDEAEYCNRVSIMVDGKIEALDSPSRLKKQFGVTSMEDVFFHLARKAKRGE; this is translated from the coding sequence ATGGAAAAAGAGAAAATCGTCATAAAAACCCAGAATCTCACTAAACGATTCGGTACATTCACGGCTGTAGATCATATCAGTTTCGAGGTCGAAGAAGGAGAAATATTCGGATTTCTCGGAGCAAACGGTGCCGGAAAAACAACAGCCATGCGTATGTTATGCGGGCTAAGTAAGGCCACTTCAGGAAAAGGGACTGTAGCCGGATATGATATCAACACCCAATCTGAAATGGTAAAACGAAATATCGGATACATGAGCCAGAAATTTTCGTTATACGAAGATTTAAAAGTGTGGGAAAATATAAGACTTTTCGGCGGTATTTACGGTCTCAACGACGAACTTATCGCCCGTAAAACCGATGCGCTTCTGAAACGTCTGGGATTTGAATCGGAACGCAACACATTAGTAAAAAAATTGCCTTTAGGCTGGAAACAAAAGTTAGCTTTTTCTGTAGCGATTTTTCACGACCCCCGTATCGTTTTCCTTGATGAACCTACCGGAGGAGTAGACCCGGCAACCCGAAGACAATTTTGGGAAATGATATATCAGGCCGCCGAACGGGGAATAACGATATTCGTCACTACCCATTATATGGATGAAGCGGAATATTGTAACCGGGTTTCGATAATGGTCGACGGGAAAATAGAGGCCCTCGATTCACCATCACGACTAAAAAAACAATTCGGAGTCACCTCTATGGAAGACGTATTTTTTCATCTGGCACGAAAAGCCAAAAGAGGAGAATGA
- a CDS encoding ABC transporter permease: MKQFLAFVIKEFYHILRDRRTMLILLGMPVVEIILFGFAITNEVKDVRIAILDPSKDAVTEKIIYQLNANEYLEVVKYIHNTDEINHVFRKDEADIVVVFNDHFDSNLQHTGTAQIQIIADGTDPNMATQYTGYVSSVIGMAQADIVTGSQFENIPIQIESVVKLLYNPRMKGAYNFVPGVMGLILMLICAMMTSISIVREKETGTMEVLLVSPMKPIFIIIAKTIPYFVLSCVNLVSILLLSVYVLGVPIAGSLFWLSAVSLLFIFVSLALGLLISNLTRTQVDAMLISGMVLMMPVMLLSGMIFPIESMPSVLQWLSNILPAKWYISAVKKIMIEGLDVRLVIEEISILTAMAVLLLVVSLKKFNNRLE; this comes from the coding sequence ATGAAACAATTCCTTGCATTTGTCATAAAAGAGTTTTATCACATCCTACGGGACCGGCGTACGATGCTCATCTTGCTGGGTATGCCCGTGGTAGAAATTATCTTATTCGGTTTTGCCATTACAAATGAAGTAAAAGATGTACGCATAGCTATACTCGATCCTTCAAAAGATGCAGTAACCGAAAAAATCATTTACCAGCTAAACGCCAACGAATATCTCGAGGTTGTAAAATACATTCATAACACCGACGAAATCAACCATGTTTTCAGAAAAGACGAAGCCGACATCGTCGTTGTTTTCAACGATCATTTCGACAGCAATCTCCAGCATACGGGAACAGCACAAATACAGATTATCGCAGACGGAACCGATCCGAATATGGCGACACAATATACCGGTTACGTTTCCAGCGTCATCGGCATGGCACAAGCGGACATCGTAACCGGAAGCCAATTTGAAAATATCCCGATACAAATCGAGTCGGTTGTAAAACTTTTATATAATCCCCGAATGAAAGGAGCTTATAATTTCGTACCGGGAGTTATGGGACTTATTCTGATGCTTATCTGTGCGATGATGACTTCTATTTCTATCGTAAGAGAAAAAGAAACAGGAACAATGGAAGTTTTACTCGTATCTCCTATGAAACCCATTTTTATTATCATAGCCAAAACCATACCCTATTTTGTACTCTCTTGTGTCAATCTCGTCAGCATCCTCTTATTATCGGTATATGTACTCGGAGTTCCTATTGCAGGAAGCTTATTTTGGTTATCGGCCGTATCGTTGCTTTTTATATTCGTTTCGTTAGCTTTGGGTTTGCTCATTTCTAACCTTACCCGAACACAAGTAGATGCCATGCTCATTTCAGGGATGGTACTGATGATGCCCGTCATGTTATTATCGGGAATGATTTTTCCCATAGAAAGCATGCCCTCTGTACTGCAATGGCTATCTAACATATTACCGGCTAAATGGTATATCTCAGCCGTAAAAAAAATCATGATCGAAGGACTGGACGTAAGGCTGGTCATAGAAGAGATATCGATACTTACCGCCATGGCAGTATTGCTGCTTGTCGTAAGCCTGAAAAAGTTCAATAACCGATTAGAATAA
- a CDS encoding DNA gyrase/topoisomerase IV subunit A gives MSEEEKDPISDNDIPGIPDNGDTGEEVHSSYKVPGNDSPDIKYQLTGMYQNWFLDYASYVILERAVPHLNDGLKPVQRRILHSMKRLDDGRYNKVANIVGHTMQFHPHGDASIGDALVQLGQKDLLIDCQGNWGNILTGDTAAAPRYIEARLSKFALDVVFNPKTTQWKPSYDGRNKEPVTLPIKFPLLLAQGVEGIAVGLSSKILPHNFNELIDASIAYLRGEEFELFPDFQTGGFVDVMRYNDGERGGSVKVRAKIEKRDNRTLAITEIPYGKTTSTLIDSILKAQEKGKIKIRKVDDNTAQHAEILVHLLPGTSSDKAIDALYAFTDCEVSISPNCCVIFENKPHFLTVSVVLKQSVDNTQALLKKELEIQKDELLESLHFASLEKIFIEERIYKDKEFEQSTSMDAAVAHIDRRLEPFKPHFVREVTADDILRLMEIKMGRILKFNSDKAEEQILAIQSQIKEVDAHLSHLVDYTIEWFSRLKEKYGKNYPRLTVIRSFDTIEAAKVVEANEKLYINREEGFMGTSLKKDEFVCNCSDLDDIIIFYRDGKYKVVKVSEKMFIGKNVLYVNVFKKNDTRTIYNVIYRDGRDGLHYIKRFAVTGVTRDKEYDLTQGKTGSRVAWFSANPNGEAEVLRITFKPKPRLKMLQIEKDFSEIAIKGRQSMGNIVTKNEIHKISLKEKGGSTLGGRQVWFDRDVLRLNYDGRGDFLGEFHGNDLVLVVLKSGEFYTTSFDATNHYDQDIMIIEKFDSDKIWTAVLYDADQQGYPYLKRFRFEATTKRQNFLGDNAKNTLIMLSDEAYPRFEIIFGGHDAFRDPLVIDAETFIAVKGFKAKGKRITTYGVETVNELEPLRHAIPDPIENNEEVGSEESGSSANDDDDSDDDVLDEITGQMKLF, from the coding sequence ATGAGCGAAGAAGAAAAAGATCCGATTTCAGACAATGATATACCCGGTATTCCGGATAATGGAGATACGGGAGAAGAAGTACATTCGAGCTATAAAGTGCCCGGAAATGATTCTCCCGATATTAAATACCAGCTTACCGGGATGTATCAGAACTGGTTTCTCGACTACGCTTCTTATGTAATTCTCGAACGGGCTGTTCCTCACCTCAATGATGGGTTGAAACCGGTGCAACGACGTATATTGCACTCGATGAAGCGGCTTGATGACGGCCGGTACAATAAAGTCGCTAATATTGTGGGGCATACCATGCAGTTCCATCCTCATGGAGATGCATCTATCGGTGATGCACTAGTACAATTAGGGCAAAAAGATCTGCTCATCGATTGTCAGGGTAATTGGGGAAATATCCTTACCGGAGACACGGCTGCTGCTCCTCGTTATATCGAGGCCCGTCTTTCGAAGTTTGCGCTCGATGTCGTGTTTAATCCTAAAACAACGCAATGGAAACCGTCTTATGACGGACGGAATAAAGAACCGGTAACATTGCCGATAAAGTTCCCTCTATTATTGGCACAGGGTGTAGAGGGTATCGCTGTGGGTTTGTCTTCTAAAATATTACCTCATAATTTCAATGAGCTGATCGATGCTTCTATCGCATATTTGCGTGGGGAAGAATTCGAATTGTTTCCCGATTTCCAGACTGGAGGTTTTGTTGATGTAATGCGTTATAACGACGGAGAGAGAGGCGGATCGGTAAAAGTGAGGGCTAAAATTGAAAAACGGGATAACCGAACGTTGGCGATTACCGAAATCCCATACGGCAAAACGACATCTACTTTGATCGATTCGATCTTAAAAGCACAAGAAAAAGGAAAGATTAAAATTCGGAAGGTCGATGACAATACGGCCCAACATGCCGAGATTTTGGTGCATTTGTTGCCGGGAACTTCTTCTGATAAAGCTATCGACGCTTTATATGCTTTTACCGATTGTGAAGTAAGTATTTCACCTAATTGTTGCGTGATATTCGAGAATAAACCTCATTTTCTTACTGTAAGCGTGGTTTTAAAACAAAGTGTAGATAACACGCAGGCTCTACTAAAAAAGGAGCTTGAAATACAGAAAGATGAATTGCTGGAAAGTTTGCATTTCGCATCTCTCGAGAAGATATTTATAGAAGAACGCATTTATAAAGATAAGGAATTCGAGCAAAGTACTTCGATGGATGCAGCGGTTGCACATATCGATCGTCGTCTCGAGCCTTTTAAGCCCCACTTTGTACGCGAAGTTACGGCTGATGATATCTTAAGACTGATGGAGATAAAGATGGGACGTATCCTCAAATTTAACTCCGACAAGGCAGAAGAACAGATATTGGCTATACAATCGCAGATAAAAGAAGTGGATGCTCATCTTTCCCATCTGGTAGATTATACTATCGAATGGTTCTCTCGTTTGAAAGAAAAATATGGCAAGAATTATCCTCGTCTTACGGTGATCCGTAGTTTCGATACGATAGAAGCAGCTAAGGTGGTAGAGGCGAATGAAAAGCTCTATATCAACCGGGAAGAAGGATTTATGGGAACCAGTCTGAAAAAAGACGAGTTCGTATGCAATTGTTCTGATTTGGATGACATTATCATTTTTTATCGTGACGGTAAATATAAAGTCGTGAAAGTGAGCGAGAAGATGTTTATCGGAAAGAATGTGCTATATGTCAATGTTTTTAAAAAGAACGATACACGCACGATTTATAATGTGATTTATCGTGACGGACGTGACGGATTGCATTACATCAAACGTTTTGCCGTAACGGGGGTTACCCGGGATAAGGAATATGATCTTACGCAAGGTAAAACGGGTTCGCGTGTTGCTTGGTTTTCAGCTAATCCGAACGGCGAAGCCGAGGTGTTGCGTATAACCTTTAAGCCTAAGCCGCGGCTGAAAATGTTACAGATCGAAAAAGATTTTAGTGAGATTGCGATTAAAGGTCGTCAGTCGATGGGAAATATCGTAACAAAAAATGAAATACATAAAATCTCATTGAAAGAAAAAGGCGGTTCGACATTGGGAGGGCGTCAGGTATGGTTCGACCGCGATGTATTACGCCTTAATTATGACGGACGAGGAGATTTTCTGGGAGAATTTCACGGGAATGATTTGGTACTTGTCGTGTTGAAATCGGGAGAGTTTTATACGACGTCTTTTGATGCGACAAATCACTACGATCAGGATATTATGATAATTGAGAAGTTCGATTCCGATAAGATTTGGACGGCTGTTTTATACGATGCTGATCAGCAGGGGTACCCTTATTTAAAAAGATTTCGTTTTGAGGCAACCACAAAACGACAAAATTTTTTGGGTGATAATGCAAAAAATACGTTAATTATGCTTAGTGATGAAGCATATCCACGTTTCGAGATTATCTTTGGGGGGCATGATGCATTCAGAGATCCATTGGTTATCGATGCCGAGACGTTTATAGCCGTTAAGGGATTTAAAGCAAAAGGAAAGCGAATTACGACGTATGGAGTAGAAACCGTAAACGAACTCGAACCTTTGCGGCATGCAATTCCCGATCCGATCGAAAATAACGAAGAGGTCGGTTCAGAGGAGTCGGGATCTTCTGCAAATGATGATGACGACTCTGATGATGATGTTTTGGATGAGATAACCGGACAGATGAAGCTATTCTGA